One Patescibacteria group bacterium genomic window, CGGACGCTGTCCATCCGCCGTCGCCTCGCCGCCGAGCTCAGCTCGGCGGTTTTTTTATTTGCTTCCGCCACGTCTAGTCCAACCTCATCATGACGCCTCGAATCCAAAAGAAAACCCGCCACGAGATCGTGGCGGGTCATTCTGATACGAACGGGTCAGGCTGTGAGGACGACCCAGGTGTCGGTTTGGCCGACGCAGTAGCCGAGCGGGATCATGGCTGGCATGAGCCTGATGAGCGGTGTCTGGATCCGCATTTCTTTCTTCGAACAGGTGATGGCGGCATCGAAGCAGCGGCAGAGGCAGGACCAGATCCCGAGGCTCAGGGATTTGCCGAGCTGCTGACCGCAGATGGCGTCGAGCAGCTTCGCAATTTCGGATGCGAGTCCTGTCCAGATCAAGTCAGCGAGCTTGCCGTTGTCGTTCACTTGTCTGATGGTCGGCTCGATGTCATCCAGGGTGCAGTTCGCCCAGCCGTTCACCGAGCGCTGAATGAATTCTGGTGACCCAGAAATCTCAAATGTGTTGCGGACGTCGGTGACGACCTGAGTTTGCTGGTCGCGCAACGAGCGAGCCGAAAGACAGATGACATTTTTCACTTCGCGGTTGAGGCTCATGGCGAGGAGATCCCTGACGCCTTTTTTATTGATCTTCGAGGCAGGAGCCAGATTCAGGCAGCCGATGATCGAGGCTACGAACAGCGGGTCGGCGATTTTGATGACCTCATCCATGACCAAGGGGTACTGCGCTTGTTTGATAAGCGTTTGTCTGAGCGCCACGGCTTTGCCTAGATAATTCATTGCAGCCTCCGTTTTTGCGTTGTTGTAAGGTACGAGACGACGGACTCTAGCACAAATAAGCTTGATTGTCAATCCCGGCCGCTGTTGCGGCGAGGCGTGGTTGACCCGGCAGTCAGCGGCGCGATCTTTTGTTCGCGCGTCGGAACGGAAATATAAAATAAAAAAGAGACCCCTTGCGGAGCCTCTTTTGATCTTCGGGAAAGAGTCGCTTAGCGGCGGCGTTTCGCGGCCTTCTTGGACTTCTTCGCGACCTTCTTCGATTTCTTGGCGACTTTCTTCACGGCCTTCTTCGCCTTCTTGAGTTTCTTAGCCATAGTTGTAACGATGACCTGTTTGAGTAAAAACATTTCGACTTTTTTCAACTCGCGATCCTAGACAAGGGCGCGGCTGAATAACTGCTATAGTCATCGTAACACACGGACGCCTGCGGGCACAAGAGTTTGGTCGAGCGTGGTGGCGTCAAAGCGGCGGACGACACGAGATCAGGACAATCCGGATCGGGTTCGCGTGTCTCGTTGTTGTCGTCTTGATTATTTCCGTTTCGTATGCCAAGGTCTGGGTGGCGTTCTTTATTCAACAGAAAGGGGTTCGCCATGACCTTGCTTAAGGGCACTCATCATGACCATATCGACGGCTCAAGAGCCGTCAGCGACATCATTGATGATCTTTACCGGCTGGCCGGGAAGGACTTCCCGTTCCCGTCGGTCGAGGCCTGGCTCGCGTTCTTCCAGAATCCGCAGGAGGATATCGTGAAGCGGTTCAACACCGTCACGAGCGTCCTGCAGAGCACTGAGGCGCTGGAGCTGCTCGGCTACGCTTACGGCCGACGGCGCGCCGCCGAAGGGCTGAAGTATGTCGAGGCCAAGTTCGCCCCGCAGTATCACGTGTTTGGCGGACTCGCGATGGCTGCCGTGGCCAAGGCCATGATCAGCGGTCTGAGGCGCGCGGAATGCGCTTCCTCTATCCGCATCCTGCCGGTGATCTGCATCGGCCGCGAGGCTGATCCGGCGACTGGCGTCAAGATCGCCAGGATCGCGCTCGAGTACGACGGCGAAGCCGCGCTCGATCTCGTCTGCGACGAGGCGAACCACCCGCCGGAGAAGCATCTGCCGGCCTTCAAGTTGACGCAGGGCACGAAGGTCCGGCGCGACTGCCACGCCGGCGAGTGGGTCGCCAAAGAACCGGCCGCGACCTATCGCGAACGTTTGGTCCGGAACATCCGGACCGCGCTCTACGATCTTCGGGTCGACGGCATCGGCCAGGCGATCCCGTTGGCCGACGAACCAGAACTCATCAAGTTCATCGTCGGGAACGGCATCCGCGTCGCCGGCTGCCCGCTGTCGAACAAGTATTGCGGGCTACTGAGCGACGTGCGCGAATTACGCATCGGCGAGCTCCTGGATCAGGGCGTCATCTACACCCTGAACGCCGACGACGACCTGTTCATGGCTTCTTTGCCCGAGGTCGCCGCAGTCTGCGACGCCGCTTACGGCTTCACACCGGAGCAGCAGCGCCAGCTCGAAGAGAACGTCTTCCGCGGCGCTTTCGCCGCCGACATCCGGCGCTGAGGACATCTGAAATACCGCCACGCTCTGTGGCGGTATTCTTTTTTTTGGATCAGCGGAAAAGGTTGAAGCGCTGGACGACGCCCAGGTAGCCGAGCGCCAGGACGAAGAAGGCCAGCAGGCCGGCCGCGATCGCCTTGTGCGGTCCGATCTTGGGAGCCAGCAGCGCGACGATGAGCATGTAGGGGACCCAGGCGATGATGGAGCCGATGAGGACGAGCCAGGCGTGCTGGGCCACGGCCGAGCCGCCGCGGGAGTCGCCGATGAAAAAATACGCCACGAGGGTGAAGACCGGGATGAGCGTCGCGAGACCCGACAAGAGCCGGTAGTTGCTCTGTTCGAGCGCGACGATCAGGG contains:
- a CDS encoding GlpM family protein; protein product: MTDQLKNLVIYFIVGGTVTTLIVALEQSNYRLLSGLATLIPVFTLVAYFFIGDSRGGSAVAQHAWLVLIGSIIAWVPYMLIVALLAPKIGPHKAIAAGLLAFFVLALGYLGVVQRFNLFR